The following DNA comes from Nitrospira sp..
GCACTCGACGAGAGCTGCGCCGAACGTTGGGGTTGCCGGAGGATCGGACGATTCTCTTCACTGTCCGCAATCTGGTCCCCCGGATGGGGTTGGAGATGCTGCTGGAAGCCGTCGCTTCCCTGGAGCACGCCGGTCAGCGCTGTCTGTTGGTGATCGGAGGCGAAGGACCGCTCAGGGCCTGTTTGGAGGCCGGTATCAGGGAGCGACGATTGGAGCAGATCGTTCGGCTGGTCGGGTTTATTCCCGAGGAACAGCTGGTGTCGTATTACCAGGCCGCCGATCTGGTTTTGATGCCGACCGCTCAACTCGAAGGGTTCGGGCTGGTGACGGTGGAGGCGCTGGCCTGTGGCGCGCCGGTCGTGGGCACGCCGGTCGGCGCGATTCCGGAAGTGTTGAACCAGATCGATCCCATTCTGATCGCGAGCGGGACGGATAGTCCTTCTTTTGCCGATGCGCTCGGGCGGGTTTTGAGTCGCATCGAGGAGCCGGTAGAGCTGGAGCGGTTGTCGAGGAAAGGGCGCAGTCTGGTTGAGCACCGGTATAACTGGGTGCAGCATTGTGCGGATCTCATCCGGCTCTCCGCCAAACCGGTGTCGGAACGAAAGGCGGCTTAGAGATTTCTATGGCAGCGCGCACGGTCATTCACATTATTACCAGGCTCGATCGGGGAGGCTCGGCACAAAACACCATGTTGACTGTGTTAGGGCATGACCGGACGCAGTATGAGCCGGTGGTGATCGCCGGTCATCCCGGATCGTGGGACGCGCAGGGTGGCATGGCGGCGACAGAGGAACAGTGTCGTCGCCTGGAGAAGGAGGGGATCTCCTGCGTCATCGTGCCGTCGCTCGTTCGCCAGATCAGCCCCTGGAAGGATCTCTGCGCGTTATGGACAGTGGTCGGTATCCTGCGGGCGAAACGGCCGGCGATCGTCCATACCCACACGTCGAAAGCCGGTGTCGTCGGTCGAGTGGCCGCCTGGTTCGCGCGGGTTCCGGTGATCGTGCATACGCCGCACGGACATGTGTTTTACGGACACTTCGGTCTCTGGAAATCCCGGATCTTTGTACAGATTGAACGCATCCTGTGTCGCGTGACGAGCAGGCTGATGGCGTTGACGAGCGCAGAGCGGGACGACCATCTTGCGAGAGCGGTCGGCCAGGCCGATCGGTTTGCCGTGATCCCCAGCGGCATCGATGTCGAGCGGTTTCGCCGTGCGCGCGTCGAGGGGAGGCGGATTCCATCGTGGTTTAACTGTCCTTCGGACGCGACCATTGTCGGATCGATCGGATGGTTGACGGATATCAAAGGTCATCGGGTTTTGGTCGAAACCGTGAGTTACCTCAAGGACGAGTTTCCGCAGCTCCATGCAGTGATCGTGGGAAGCGGCGGGCAGCATGACGTCTTGCTCGCACAGGCTGACTCCTTGGGCGTCCGTGATCGTATTCATTTGGTCGGGCATCGAGACGATGTCGAGCGGTGCCTGGCCGGGATGGACTGCTTTGTCTTTCCCTCGTTGAACGAGGGCATGGGGCGCGCGTTGATCGAAGCAATGGCAGCGGGTCTGCCGGTCGTGGCGAGCCGGGTCGGCGGGATTCCTGCGATCGTGCGACATGAGGAGAACGGGTTGCTGGTCGCGGCGGGGGATAGTCGGGCGCTGAGCGACGCGTTGCGTCGCATCCTGAGCGATCCGCAGTTGGCCGATAGGCTCGGCCGGAACGCCTCGCGCACGATTGGGCACGCATTCGGAGTGCAGGCCATGGTTGATGCCGTTGAGTTGGTATATCGGAGAGCCTTGCAGGCCCATGCATAATTTCGTATGGCAAACCGGGGTAGGTGTCGCATCCTGGATTGGTCTCACGCTGTCGGGGCTGGTCTGGTCGCCGATGGTGTCGGCCGCGGAGCAGCGGGTGCCGCTGCGTGTCGCCATCCATGTCCACAGCACGGCCAGTACCGGGACCTTGAGTCTGGAGGCGTTAGCGGCCCGGGCTGAGCAACAGGGCCTAGATGGGATCGTACTCTCCGACAATTTCTCTCTGGAGTACGAGTATGGCCTCCAGCCACTTCCGGGACTGCTGAAAAAGACGGTCAGGTATCCCTCGGTTCTCTCTTATGGTGTCGAGCGCTATCTCGAAGAAATCCAATCGGTGCAAGCGCGCCACCCGCAGATGGTGATCGTGCCGGGAGTGGAGGTCGCTCCCTACTACTATTGGACCGGCTCCCTCTGGCGTGGGGATCTGACGATGCACGATGCGCAGCGCAATCTCTTGGTGGTGGGGCTGACGAGGGCGGAGGACTATCGGGCGCTCCCGGCACGCGGGAATCCGGCATCCTTTACGGTGGATGGAGCCAGTCTCGTGAATGCCGCGCCCCTGCTCTTGGTCATTCCCGCGCTGTTCTTATGGAAGCCCCGCCGCCAAATGGTGGAAGGCTGGCGCGAGCCGATCGGTGCGGCGCGTCGAACGGTCGCCGTATGCTGTCTGGTGTTGGCCGTGGCCACGCTGGTGAATGCCTGGCCGCTGGGAACGCCTCCGTTCAGTTCATACGAATCACAGCTGGGCTATCGACCTTATCAGGTGTTACTGAATGTCGCGAATCAACGCGGTGCGGTCGTGCTCTGGTCGATGACGGAGGCGCGCGATCTACAGTCGCATGCCTTCGGTCCCTTGGGAACAGTGACGGTGAGGACCGATGCCCATCCAGAAGCGCTGGTCTTGACCGGCGGGTATGCCGGGTTCGGCGGCCTCTACCAGGATACGAGAACGGTGACGGCCGCAGGCGGGCTCTGGGATCAGGTGATTCAGGCGCACAAGGGTACGGCACAGTCTGCTGTGCCGACGATGATCGGGGAGATCGCCTTTCACGGGTTGGCCGATAAGGGGAAGGATCTCGACCGTGTGGTGACGACGGTCTTTGCTAAGGAACGATCGGTTGCCGCGGTGTTGGAGGCGATCAGGTCCGGCCATGCCTATGCGGTTGCCGAAGGGGATCATCGGGTGATGTTGACGTTGGACGAGTTCAGCCTTGCTTGTGACTGCGATCGGGCGACCGTCGGCATCGGAGAGCGCGTGGCTCTGCCGTCCGGCTCGCACGCGATCGCAACGGTGCGGCTCTCTGCGCGTGACGGCAAGCCTCATCCCGTCACCCTGCGCTTGATCCGGTCAGGAGAGATTGTCGGCATGACGAAGGCCGAGACCCCCGTGCATTACCAATTGGCGGATGCGCAGCCAGTGCCGGACGGTGGCACGTATTACCGTCTGGAAGTTATCGGCCAGAGCGGCGAGCTGTTGACCAATCCCGTTTACGTGGATGTTCAGACGAAGGAACGCGGGTAGCCCATGCGCGTCACGATTCATCAACCGCAGTTTCTGCCGTGGCTGGGCTATCTCGACAAGATCGATCGAGCTGATTGTTTTATCGTGTTGGACACGGTCCAGTTCAAGAAGAACGAATGGCAGAATCGGAACCGGATCAAAACGGCGGACGGGTGGCAATGGCTGACGGTGCCGGTGCTGCATCATTTCGGTCAACGCGTGCAAGAGGTGACGATCAACCCGACGGCGGCCTGGCGCGATCAACATCTGCGGGCGCTGGGGATGCACTACGCGCGGTCGCCGTTCCGCGACCGGTATCTGCCGGAGTTGCGGGCGATCTATGCCGAACCCTGGACGAAGCTATCCGAGCTGAATCTGGCGGTGATCCGCTGGCTGCTAGAGGCCTATGGCATCACGACCCCCTTGCGCTGTGCATCTGAGATGGCCGCGCGCGAAGAGCCGACCGACCGCCTCGTCGATCTCTGTCGGGCGGTCGGCGCGACACAGTATCTCGCGGGACCCGGGGCGGAAGGGTATATGGATCAGTCGCGGTTTGAGGCGAGCGGGGTGGAGTTGGAAATTCAGGAGTTTCTCCATCCCGAGTACGGGCAGATGTACGGGCCATTTGAGCCGAATCTATCGGCCATCGATCTTTTGCTCTGCGTGGGGCCTGACGCATTGAAGCAACTGCGCAGTCGCCGGGTTCGACCAGTCCGGGCGACCGTGTCATCGCGACCATGACGAGGAGGCAGGTATGACATTCGACGGCACAGAAGCGATGCGGATTCTGGCGATCGGGGCTCATCCGGACGACATCGAAGCCGGCTGCGGCGGGGCGCTGGTCAAGTATGCGCAAAATGGACATCGGGTGTTTTTGATGGTGATGACGGAGGGGGAGCAGGGCGGCGCCGGTGAACTCCGGAAGTTCGAGCAGGAGCAGGCGGCCAAGCAGCTCTGTGCCGAGCGGATTTTTTGGGGCGGCTATCAGGATACCGCCGTGCCGATGGGACGTGAGCTGATCCAGTCGATTGAAGCGGTCGTCAAGGAAGTCGATCCGCATTTTATCTTTGTGCATTATCACGACGACACGCACCAGGACCACCGTCATCTGGCCATGGCGGCGATTTCGGCGACGCGTTACACGAAGAATGTCTTATTCTACGAAGGTCCGACGACACAAAACTTTGCGCCGACGGTGTTTGTCGATATCGATCAAGTGCTCGACGAAAAGATTGCGGCCATCGAGGCCCATGCGTCGCAAGTCAGGAAGACGAACATTGAAGCCCTCAGTATCGTGGACGTGATCCGGTCCTCGGCGCATTTTCGCGGGATTCAGGGTCGGGTGAAAAACGCAGAAGGGTTTCTTCCCTTGCGATTGTTTATTAATATTGGAACATGATGACGAGTACGACCATGATTCCGCATTCCCGTCCGTCGATCGACCAGCAGGAGATCCGAGCCGTCACCGAGGTGTTGCAGTCCGGCCATCTCGCGCAAGGTGCGGTCGTCGAGCGGTTCGAGCGGGGGATGGCTGCCTACCTCGGCCTGGCCGGCGGCGTCGCGGTCAATTCGGGAACGATGGCACTGGAAGTCGCGCTGCGAGTCCTGGGCATAGGACCCGGCGACGAGGTGATTCTGCCGAGTTATGTGTGTGCGGCGCCCTGGCAGGCGGTTCAGCGCGTCGGGGCGCAGGCGCGTCTGGTGGATATCGAGCCGGAAACCTTCCAGATCGACGCCGACCTGGCCCGGGCGGCGATCACCTCCAAGACTCGCGCGATCATTGTGCCGCATCTGTTCGGATTGCCGGCCGATTTGACCGCGCTCGCCCGTCTCGGCGTGCCGCTCATTGAGGATTGCGCGCAGACTTTGGGGGCGACTGAGCAGGGGCGGGCGGTCGGCTCCGTGGGAACGCTGACGGTCTGTTCATTCTATGCGAACAAGTTACTGTGTGCGGGGGAAGGCGGGATGGTGCTCTCGAACGATTCCGTGTTGTTTGAGCGAGCCCGAGCGCTGCGAGAGTATGACGGGGCGCCGTCGTTGATCCCCCAGGCGACGAATCTCAAGATGACGGACCTGCAGGCTGCCGTCGGCCTGGCGCAGTTGGACCGCCTCCCGGAATTGTTGGAGCGCCGTGTGAGTCTTGCCCGGGAATATCGCGTGGCGCTGGCAGGGACGTCGGCAATCGTGCCGGCGGTGCCGGCCGGACGATCGCATATCTATTATCGGTTCGTTGTACGAACGTCCAAGAGGGGATCAGGTGCGGATGAATTGAGAGCCTGTATCGGTCGATTGGAGCGCGCCGGCGTACAATGCCGGAAACCGGTGTTCAGGTCGCTGCATCGCTATCTCGATCTCGACGGATTTCCTGCCAGCGAGGCGGCCGAACACGACGCGCTTTCTCTTCCGCTCTATCCGTCGTTGGCGGATGAAGAAGTGGCTCAGATATGTATGGCGATGAGGGATGAATGGCGACGCGAGTAATCGAGAACGACCTGTCGATGGCGGTGAGCCCTCGCTCGTGGAGATGGCTGACGCCTGCAATGGCAGTGGCGTTGATTGGGGTGCTTGCGCTGGCGTTGCCCGCTGTTCGCGACCTGTTTCAGCTGGAGGGGCTGCGTTGGCTCTATGTGCTCTTATTTGCGTTTCTGGGAAGCGTCGCCCTCACGCCGGTGATGGTTCAGATCAGTCACCACTGGAATCTCGTCGACATTCCGACGGAACGGAAGATTCATGTGCAGCCGACGCCCCGGCTCGGTGGCGTCGCCGTCTATGCGGGTTTTGTCGGATCCGTGCTGATGAATTCAATCCTGCCGGACTGGATGACGGCGATTGTGTTGGCCGGATCGCTGCTGTTGATCGTCGGAGTGATCGACGATATCCGGGAGTTGCCCGCCTCATCGAAACTCGTGGCGCAGTTCGTGGCGGCCGGGATCGTGATCGCGTCGGGCAAGGTGCTCACCCTTTTTCCGGCAGGGGGGATCGGTGAAGTAGCGAATGTGCTGTTAACCCTGCTCTGGATCGTCGGGATTACGAATGCCTTTAACTTCTTTGACGGCATGGACGGTTTGGCCAGCGGTCTCGCCATTCTTATGGCGGGCTTCATGGGGGTAGTGGCGTTTGAAACCGACCAGCCCGGCGTAGGATGGTTGGCGATGGCCGTCATCGGCGCCTGTGCCGGATTCTTTCCGTACAATTTTCGGGGTGCTCAGCAGGCGAAAATATTTCTTGGCGACGGCGGGTCGACGTTCCTCGGGTTTACGCTGGCCTGTCTGGCGGTCAAAGGGAATTGGGCCAACCATAGTCCGATCGTGTCGTTCAGCAATCCGCTGTTGATTTTCGGCGTGCTGATCTACGACATGATCCATATTACCGTGGAGCGTGTGGTCACCGGGAAAGTGCATTCCGTGAAAGAGTGGCTGGACTATGTGGGCAAGGACCATCTGCATCATCGATTAGAGCGGGCATTGGGATCCCGGCAGGCCAGCGTCGCCATGATTTTCCTGCTCACGGTTTGCCTCGGTCTTTCCGCCATGGCGCTCCGCCACGCCGGTCTTCA
Coding sequences within:
- a CDS encoding glycosyltransferase family 4 protein → MKVVLLAEVSAERVIGGAERVLRQQAVGLVAAGHQVDLLTRAADEAVSMEVAIGGAKEWRFPVSRKNEWSFVRSTVQGAMQLFDRLTQTASYDLAIIHQALSGLGPLYLRRSAAAEWLYVCHSLAHEEYLTRAVAATSPWSKLRRHVNALARRGIEWLVMWRCHRIVVLSEFMRQRVMATHGIAPERIVLVPGAADPAVFRPVGTRRELRRTLGLPEDRTILFTVRNLVPRMGLEMLLEAVASLEHAGQRCLLVIGGEGPLRACLEAGIRERRLEQIVRLVGFIPEEQLVSYYQAADLVLMPTAQLEGFGLVTVEALACGAPVVGTPVGAIPEVLNQIDPILIASGTDSPSFADALGRVLSRIEEPVELERLSRKGRSLVEHRYNWVQHCADLIRLSAKPVSERKAA
- a CDS encoding glycosyltransferase family 4 protein codes for the protein MAARTVIHIITRLDRGGSAQNTMLTVLGHDRTQYEPVVIAGHPGSWDAQGGMAATEEQCRRLEKEGISCVIVPSLVRQISPWKDLCALWTVVGILRAKRPAIVHTHTSKAGVVGRVAAWFARVPVIVHTPHGHVFYGHFGLWKSRIFVQIERILCRVTSRLMALTSAERDDHLARAVGQADRFAVIPSGIDVERFRRARVEGRRIPSWFNCPSDATIVGSIGWLTDIKGHRVLVETVSYLKDEFPQLHAVIVGSGGQHDVLLAQADSLGVRDRIHLVGHRDDVERCLAGMDCFVFPSLNEGMGRALIEAMAAGLPVVASRVGGIPAIVRHEENGLLVAAGDSRALSDALRRILSDPQLADRLGRNASRTIGHAFGVQAMVDAVELVYRRALQAHA
- a CDS encoding WbqC family protein, which gives rise to MRVTIHQPQFLPWLGYLDKIDRADCFIVLDTVQFKKNEWQNRNRIKTADGWQWLTVPVLHHFGQRVQEVTINPTAAWRDQHLRALGMHYARSPFRDRYLPELRAIYAEPWTKLSELNLAVIRWLLEAYGITTPLRCASEMAAREEPTDRLVDLCRAVGATQYLAGPGAEGYMDQSRFEASGVELEIQEFLHPEYGQMYGPFEPNLSAIDLLLCVGPDALKQLRSRRVRPVRATVSSRP
- a CDS encoding PIG-L deacetylase family protein — translated: MTFDGTEAMRILAIGAHPDDIEAGCGGALVKYAQNGHRVFLMVMTEGEQGGAGELRKFEQEQAAKQLCAERIFWGGYQDTAVPMGRELIQSIEAVVKEVDPHFIFVHYHDDTHQDHRHLAMAAISATRYTKNVLFYEGPTTQNFAPTVFVDIDQVLDEKIAAIEAHASQVRKTNIEALSIVDVIRSSAHFRGIQGRVKNAEGFLPLRLFINIGT
- a CDS encoding DegT/DnrJ/EryC1/StrS aminotransferase family protein, giving the protein MIPHSRPSIDQQEIRAVTEVLQSGHLAQGAVVERFERGMAAYLGLAGGVAVNSGTMALEVALRVLGIGPGDEVILPSYVCAAPWQAVQRVGAQARLVDIEPETFQIDADLARAAITSKTRAIIVPHLFGLPADLTALARLGVPLIEDCAQTLGATEQGRAVGSVGTLTVCSFYANKLLCAGEGGMVLSNDSVLFERARALREYDGAPSLIPQATNLKMTDLQAAVGLAQLDRLPELLERRVSLAREYRVALAGTSAIVPAVPAGRSHIYYRFVVRTSKRGSGADELRACIGRLERAGVQCRKPVFRSLHRYLDLDGFPASEAAEHDALSLPLYPSLADEEVAQICMAMRDEWRRE
- a CDS encoding MraY family glycosyltransferase — encoded protein: MATRVIENDLSMAVSPRSWRWLTPAMAVALIGVLALALPAVRDLFQLEGLRWLYVLLFAFLGSVALTPVMVQISHHWNLVDIPTERKIHVQPTPRLGGVAVYAGFVGSVLMNSILPDWMTAIVLAGSLLLIVGVIDDIRELPASSKLVAQFVAAGIVIASGKVLTLFPAGGIGEVANVLLTLLWIVGITNAFNFFDGMDGLASGLAILMAGFMGVVAFETDQPGVGWLAMAVIGACAGFFPYNFRGAQQAKIFLGDGGSTFLGFTLACLAVKGNWANHSPIVSFSNPLLIFGVLIYDMIHITVERVVTGKVHSVKEWLDYVGKDHLHHRLERALGSRQASVAMIFLLTVCLGLSAMALRHAGLQEAVLLLVQAGLIVGMVTILELSGRRR